The nucleotide sequence CCCAGTCCTCCCTCCCCGTACCGCCTGGCGATGGCTCCGGCCAGGCGTCCGCCCACCGTCCGGTCCATGTTGCTGATGGAGTAGGTCAGGTGCACTGGGATGCCGCGCTCCAGGGCGGGCCAGGCGTCCATCCAGACGCGGTCGTCCAGGGTGGGGCCCTCGGGCCGCTTGTTGCGCGCCTGCATGCAGCGCCGCGCCGCCTCCGGCACCCCGGCGGACCCGGCCAGGAGCGCGGAAAGGCCGATACGGCGTCCCAGGACGGACTCGTCCACCGGGGATAGCAGCTCGCTGCGCCCGATGACCTCCTCCAGGGTGCGGGCGCCCAGCGCCGCCAGGTGACGCCGCACCTCCTCGGCCACCGCAAGCAGGTATGCCTCCACCCGCTCGGGCCGTCCGCTGAACCGGCCTCGCAGGTCCTCCCGCTGCGTGGCGATGCCGGTGGGGCAGGTGTTGAGGTGGCAGGCGCGGGCCATCACGCAGCCCAGGGCGACCAGCGCCGCGGTGCCGAAGCCGAACTCGTCTGCGCCCAGCAGGGCAGCCACGACCACGTCCCGCCCCGTTTTCAGCCCCCCGTCCACGCGCAGGCGGACCCGCCCGCGCAGCCCGCTGGCCACCAGCACCTGCTGGGTCTCCGCCAACCCCAGCTCCCAGGGCAGGCCCACGTGCTTGATGGACTCCAGGGGCGAGGCCCCCGTGCCGCCGTCGTGTCCGCTGATCTGGATGGTGTCGGCAAAGGCCTTGGCCACCCCCGCGGCGATGGTGCCCACACCGGCTTCCGCCACCAGCTTCACAGCCACGCGGGCCAGAGGATGGACTCGCTTGAGGTCGTAGATGAGCTGGGCCAGGTCCTCGATGCTGTAGATGTCGTGGTGGGGCGGCGGGGAGATCAGCGTGATCCCCGGCTGCGCGCGGCGGATGGCGGCGATCTCGGCGCTGACCTTGTGGCCGGGGAGCTGGCCTCCCTCGCCCGGCTTGCTCCCCTGCGCCATCTTGATCTCCAGCTCGTCGGCCGATACCAGGTAGGCCGCAGTCACCCCGAATCGTGCCGAGGCCACCTGCTTGATCCGGCTGTTGGCGTTGGTGCCGTCGGGCCGGGGGAGGTAGCGGGAGGGATCCTCGCCCCCCTCGCCGCTGTTGGAGCGGGCCCCCAGGCGGTTGGCGGCGATGGCCAGGGCCTCATGTGCCTCCCGGGAGAGCGCCCCGTGGGACATCGCTGAGAGGACGAAGCGGCGCACGATGGCGTCGGCAGGCTCCACCTCCTCCAGAGGGACGGGCTCCCGCCGGACAAAGGCCAGCAGGTCGCGCAGGGCGGTGGGGGGGCGGGAGGCGACCAGGTCGGCGAAGGCGGTGTAGGCCTGGCCGCTGCCCGACTGGGCGGCCTGGTGCAGCCGCTTCACTACATAAGGGTTGAAGGCGTGGTATTCACCGTCGCGGCGGAAGCGGACCAGCCCCGGGTCCGCCAGCTCTCCATCTCCGGCGAAGGCGCGTGCGTGGCGGGCGGCCGCCTGGGCGGCCAATTCGTCCAGGGAGACGCCGCCCAGGTGGGCGGGCGTGCCGGGGAAGTAGCGCTCCACCACCTGAGGGTCCAGCCCCACGACCTCGAAGACCTGCCCGCCCTGGTACCCGGCGAGGGTGCTGATTCCCATCTTGCTGGCCACCTTGAGCAACCCCTGCTCCAGAGCGCTGAGGTACTGCCGGACCGAGGGTCGGCGGCCGTTGGCGGAGGGCAGCGCGGCCACGGTCTCCAGGGCCAGGTAGGGGCAGACCGCCTCAACTCCGTAGCCCAGCAGGCAGGCTACCTGGTGGACGGTACGCGCTTCACCGCTCTCGACCAGCAGACCCACCCGCATGCGCAGCCCCACCCGGATGAGGTGATGGTGAACGGCGCTGGCGGCCAGGAGCATGGGGATGGGGATGCGTTTTGGGTCGGCGGCGCGGTCGCTGAGGATGAGCAGACCTGCCCCTTCTGAAACTGCGGATTCCGCCTCGCCGGCCAGACGGACAAGCGCAGCCTCCAGCGAGTCGCGGTCCGCAGGCCACGTGGCGTCCAGAACCACCGCCGGCCAGGGAGCGTGGGCGCGCACCCAGCCAAGCTGGTCGGGGGTGAGCACGGGCGAGGGGAAGGCCAGCAGCGCGGCGTGTTCGGGGCCATCCTCCAGCCAGTTGCGCCGCGGGCCCACCCGGACGGCAAGCGACATCACCAGCCGCTCCCGCAGGGGGTCGATCGGCGGATTGGTCACCTGGGCGAACCGCTGGCGGAAGTAATCGTAGAGGAGCCGGGGCCGTTGAGACAGGGCAGCGGGCGGGGTGTCGTCACCCATGGAGAAGACGACCTCCTTGCCCTCGGTGGCCATCGGCAGGAGGAGGTAGGTCACCTCTTCAGCCGTATACCCGAACACCTGCTGGCGGCGGCGCAGCCTGGCCCCGGCTGCGCTGTCTTGGGGTGGCGCTCCTGCATCAGGAGCGAGCGCCGCCTGCTCCGGCCCCTTCGCCGGCACCGGGGGTTCCCAGTTCCCGCCCGGGACGCGGATGATCCGGCGCGTCCACTCCCGGTAGGACCTGGCCGCGGCCACCTGTGCCTTTATCTCCGCGTCCGCCAGCATCTGGCCGGTGACAGTGTCCACCGCCAGGACCTGGCCCGGCCCCAACCGCCCCTTGCGCACCACCTGATCTGCGGGAAACGGTAGGACCCCAGCCTCTGACGCCAGCACTACCAGCCCCTCTGCCGTCACGGCGTAGCGGGCGGGTCGCAGGCCGTTACGGTCGAGGGCCGCGGCCACGATGCGCCCGTCGGAGCAGGCCAGCGCCGCGGGTCCGTCCCACGGCTCGGTCAGGCAGGCGTGGTACTCGTAGAAGGCGCGCACCGCATCGGGCAGGTCCGGGAGCTCCTCCCACGCCTGCGGGACCAGCATCAGGAGGGCATGGAGCAGAGAGCGGCCCGAGGCCACCAGCAGCTCCAGGACGCTGTCCAGGTGGGCGCTGTCGCTTCCGCCCTCCTGCAGCAGCGGGACCAGGTCCCTCCACCGGTCGGCCCAGAGGGACTCCCGCAGCATCGCTTCCCGCGCGCGGGTCCAGAGGAGGTTGCCCTGCAGGGTGTTGATCTCCCCGTTGTGCGCCAGGTAGCGAAAGGGCTGGGCCAGCCACCAGCTGGGGGAGGTGTTGGTGCTGTACCGCTGGTGGAAGACCGCCAGCCGGGTGACGTAGGCGGGGTCGGTCAGGTCGCCATAGAAGCGCCCGAGTTGGGGGGAGACGAAGAGGCCTTTGTAGACCACGGTCCGGTGCGAGAAAGAAGCGATGTAGGCTCCAAGACCGGATTCCCGCAGGCGTCGCTCTGCCGTCCTCCGGGCGAGGTAGAGGCTGCGGGTGAAGGCAGGGTCATCATCCCCCGCCCGCCGCACGACCACGAGCTGTCGGATCACCGGCTGCGTCACGCGGGCGAAGGCTCCAAGTGCGTCCGGGTCTACGGGAACGGGCCGCCAGCCCAGGACGCGCAACCCCTGAGAACACGCGGCCTGCTCAATCAGCGCCGCAGCCTCGTCTGCGGCAGCAGATGGCAGGAACACCATGGCCAGGGCCAGGTCCTCATCGCCCACGTCCCCCAGCGGGAGGTCGCGGCGCAGCAGGTCATAGGGAAGCTGGGTGAGCACCCCCGCTCCGTCCCCCGACTTCCCGTCGGCGGAGACGGCCCCACGGTGGCTCATCCGGGAGACGGCGGAGAGCGCCGCGGCCAGCACAGCGTGGCTGGGGAAGCGGTGGGCAACGAACCCTACGCCGCAGGCGTCGTGTTCCGCGATCGGGCTGACCACTGGACCTCCCTTAGACTTCCTCAGGGCAAGCCGTCCGTCACAGGCGACTTTCAGGACAGCGCCCGCTCCAGGATCCCCTGCTATGCACGAAGCCCGAGGGCGAGGCACCCACCGGACTGTGCACTCCGGCGAGTGCGAACCTCTCCCTCGGGCTTCTCTCCCGATGGTAGACCGGCCGACCCCACCCGATCCGCTCAGGAACCAGACCGGGGAACTGTCGGTATTTCGCTGCCGGCCTGCGCCGCTTGAACCAGGCCTTCCCCTGGTGGAGGAAGCGGAACCCTAGGCGCCTCTCGCGCCAAGCGCGAGGAACTTGGCGCCATGGTTGCAGCCGGTCGGGATCCTGTCAAGCGGTTCGTTCGCGTAACTCGAACATTCTGGCAAGAACCCGGGGAGCGCATGTGGCTCCCCTGACGGCTTCCGCTCCCTGCAGTGCCTGAGATCCGAGCCTGGGCCTGCGAGCGATCCCCGGGCCGGGCCGTGGACTCCCACGCTCGGTGAGGCCCTGAAAGCTCTCACTTCCGGCCGATCCTCATTCCTGGTAAGGTCAAAAGATGATCGCCCATGGGGACCGAGACCACCGGCGTCAGGCTTGCCCGGCTGGAAGGCGCCTACGAGCAGATTGACAGGCGCCTGGGCACCATCGAGGGGCGCCTGGCCGTGCTGGAAGGCAAGGTGGACGCCGGGTTCGCCCGACTCGACGCCAAGATCGGCGGGAAGATCGACGCGCTCGCCTCCGAGCTGCGGGAGGCGATCGTGCGTACCAACGCCCGGATGGATGCCCTGGGCGCCCGTCTGAACACCGCGATGTTTGGCATCGTGGCCGCCGTCCTGGTTCCCATCCTCCTGCGCCTTTTCTGGCCCTGACAGCCGCTGCTACTCCACAACCCGGATGACGCTGCCCACCACCTGCACCACGTCCATAGCCCGCAGCCTCACCACCACGCGGCGCATGGCCGCCTCTTCCGCCTCGTGGGTCAGCAGGACGACGTCGGCCACCTCGCCGCGGCTCTTTTGCACGATGGAGGCGATGCTCACCTGCTCCTCGCCGAAGACTGTGGCGATCCGGGCGAAGACGCCGGGGCGATCGGTCACCTGGAGGCGCAGGTAGAAGGGGATGACCAGACGCTCCATGGGGTGCACTTCGCGGCGCACCGAAGGGGCGGAGAGGGTGCGCCCGCCGGCACCGCGGAGGCGGTTGCGCGCTGCGTCGATGATATCGCCCACCACTGCCGCCGCGGTAGGCGCACCCCCGGCACCGGGCCCACTGAAGAGCACCCGACCGCAGGCTTCCCCTTCCACCAGCACGGCGTTGCGCTCTTCAGAAATCCCGGCCAGGAGGTGGCCGGCCGGGACGAGGGCGGGGTGGACGCGCAACTCCAGGGCGCCGTCCCGGTCGCGGGCCACGGCCAGGAGTTTGATGACGTAGCCCAGCTCCGCGGCGTGCCGGATGTCTGCGGGGGTGACCCCGCCGATCCCCTCGCGGTAGACCTGCTCCGCGGCCAGGGAGGTATTGAAAGCTACCGTAGCTAGGATGGCCAGCTTGGCCGCCGCATCATGTCCGTCCACGTCGTCGGCGGGATCCGCCTCCGCAAACCCACGGGCCTGCGCCTCGGCCAGCGCATCGTCGAAGGTCCGCCCCTCCCGGCTCATCAGGGTGAGGATGTAGTTGGTCGTCCCGTTGAGGATGCCCTCGATCAGGCGGATCCGGTCGGCGGCCAGGGATTCGCGCAGCGGTTTGATCAGCGGGATCCCCGCACCCACACTGGCCTCGAAACAGAGGTCGACGCCTGCCGCCGCCGCAGCAGCCAGCAGCTCCGCCCCGTGCGCGGCCAGCAGTTGCTTGTTGGCAGTGACCACGGCCTTGCCCCCAGCCAGGGCGCGCAGCAGGAGCGATCGGACCGGCTCCACCCCGCCCACCACCTCCACCACGATATCCACGGCGGGATCCTCCACCACCGTGGCCCCGTCGGTGGTCAGCAAGGATGAAGGGATGCGCACGCGCCGCGGCCGGCCGGGACGGGCCACGGCCACGCGCCGCACCACGCAGGGCCGGCCCACCAGGCCCGCGATGTGCTCCGCCCGCTCCGCCAGGAGGCGGTAGACCTCCGCCCCCACCGTCCCCAGCCCGAGCAGGCCGACGCCGATCTCCGGAAGCCGGGATGCCATCAGGACCTCCTCCACCGCTCTGTCTCCACTCTCCGTACGTTGCCCGCCCGGACGGCAGAAGTCAACCGGATCCCTCTTGACAACCGCCGCGGAGGTGCTACTTTTTTGGGATAAATAGAGTGCAGTTGGCCTGAGGCCGCGACGCCTCTCAAGCGAAGGGGTCGCGGCCTTTCGCTTTTCGGTGTACCGGCGGATCAGCCACGTCCCGGCGGGCTCGGGGCAGAGAGAGGCAGCGTCCGCGGGGGCACGGGGAGCGGAGAGAGGCACAGGAGGGACGACAGATGGCCTTGCCGGGAAAGCCAGAGCGCGCGGGACGTATGTGGCTGGCCGCAGCCCTCGGCCTGCTGGTCGCAGGCTCCGCCGCAGCACCCGCCCTGGCCGCCGATCCGTCCGGGAGCGCCACCCTGGCCCGTCAGCCCGAGGCCGCCGTCAACTTCACCTGGACGCTGGTGGCCGCCTTCCTGGTCTTCTTCATGCAGGCGGGGTTCGCCCTGCTGGGTGCAGGGCTGATCCGCTCCAAGAACACGGTCAACTACCTGACCAAGAGCTTCATGGACTTCTGCATGGCCTCGCTCTCCTTCTGGGCCTTCGGCTTCGCCCTGATGTTCGGCGGCTCCAGGCTGGCCCCAGGCCTGGAGGCCGGAGGCACCCTGGCGGGCTTCTCCGGATTCTTCCTGGCCCGCGGGAGCTACGACGTCTCCGCTGCGATGCTGTGGCTGTTCCAGATGGTCTTCGCCGCCACGGCGGCGACCATCGTCGCCGGCGCGGTGGCCGAGCGCATGAAGATCACTGCTTACCTGGCCTACAGCTTCCTCATCGGCGCGCTTATCTACCCCATCTACGGGCACTGGGTCTGGGGCGGGGGCTGGCTGGCAACCCTGCCCTGGGGCGCGGGGGCGCGGGACTTCGCTGGCTCCGGCGTCGTGCACGCCGTGGGCGGGCTGCTGGCCCTGGTCGGTGCGGCCATGACCGGTCCGCGCCTGGGGAAATTCAACCGTGACGGCACGGCCAATGCCATCCCCGGCCACAACATGGTCTACGCCGTGACCGGGACGTTTGTCCTTTTCTTCGGCTGGTTCGGCTTCAACGCCGGCAGCACCCTGGCGGCCACCGACCTGCGCACCGCGGTGATTGCCACAAACACCTTCCTCGCCGGAACCGCCGGAGCCGTAACCGCCCTCTACTACGCCCTGGTCCGCAGCGGTCGGGCGGATGTGGTCATGGCCTGCAACGGCGCGCTGGCCGGCCTGGTGGGGATCACCGCTCCCTGCGCCTACGTGGCGCCGTGGGCGGCGGTGGTGATCGGCGCCGTCGGCGCCCTGATCATGGTGGGTGTGAGCGCCTTCGTCGAGCGGGTCCTCAAGGTGGACGACCCGGTGGGTGCCATCGCCGTGCACGCGGGCGGGGGGCTGTGGGGCCTGCTCGCGGTGGGAATTTTTGCCGACGGCACCTACGGAGGCGTCCGCGGGCTGATTACCGGAGCCGGAGGTCAGATGTTGGCGCAACTGGTGAGCATCGGCGCGGTCCTGGCCTGGAGCCTGGGGACCGGGTTCCTGATGTTCTGGTTCCTCAAGGCGACCATGGGCCTTCGGGCCTCGCCGGAGGAGGAGCTGTCGGGGCTGGACGTCCCCGAGCACGGGATCGAGTGCTACCCGGAACTGCAACTGGTCCCGGTTATGGGCGCCAGTGAGCCCCCGGCGATGCGACGGGAGGTGGGAGCATGATCTCCGAGGTGACAGCCGCTGTCCTCTTCTTCCTCCTGCTGGCCGCGGCCTGGCTGGTCCTGCCCACGCTCTTCGTACACCGGGAGCGGGTGGAGGGAGCGGCACGGCGGGAGCGACAGAGGCAGGTGGCGGCCGAACGCGTGCACCTGGCCGGCCCCCTGCCGGGAGGTCCGCCCAGGATGCGCTCCCGGGGGGCGCTTGCCGGCAGGCTGGTGCGCAACTCCCAGGACGGGACCTCTCCAAACGGTACGACTCCCCGCTACTTCTTCGTCGCCGACGGGGGAGCCCACGGCCCGGGTGAACTGCGCGTCCCCATCTACCACCAGGTCAACCCCCGACCGGACCTGCTGCGCAAGGAGATCTACGTGGCAGAGGTGGCGGGGATGCGGCTGGAGGCCGGCAACCTGCCGCTTCTGGCAGAGATGCTATCGGTGGAGCTCGCCCGGCTGCGCCGCGGCGGCGCGCTGCCGCGCTACTGGTTCACGCTGCCCGACGGCGGCAGCGTGCCGGTATTCGCCCGGGGGGAGGGGTTTGAGGCCCGCATACCCGGGGGCCCGCACCTGGTGGAGCAGACGGTGGGCCGGCTGCGTCGCCGCCTGGCGGAGTACCTGGCGCCGTTCGGAGAGGCCGCCCGGGGCGGTGGGCCCGAGGTCCTGGTGCTTGGAGCCGACCTGCGCTGCGCCCGGCCGGTTGCGGCCTTCGCCGCTGGGGAACTCTGGCTGCCGGTCCTGCGTATGGACGGGGCGCTGGTGGTGGAGGAGGCGGTGTATGAGCGCCAGCCCGCGGAGGAGGACGCCGCCGCGCTGCTCCCCCTGCGCCGCCGCGTCGCCGACCGCCTGGTGGCCCGGGGTCGTGTGCGCTCCCCCGCCGAAGTTCGGATCGAAGAGGTGGAACGGCACGCAGCACAGCGGCTGCGCCTGCTCCTGGGCCCGCCGGTGGGCCACCTGCCCTGCTTCGGCGCCGAGGGCGGGACGCTGGAGCAGGTTCTGCTCCCGGTCTTCCGCTTCCAGGGCGAGGTGCTCTGCCCCGGCCGGGCGGACTTCTCCGTCCTCTACGTCGGTCGGGACGAGGAGGAGTTACGCGCTCAGGTGGACGGCTCCTCATGGCGGGACGGCCTGGGCGCGGCCGCAGACCTTCTCCCGCCCGCCGCAGCAGGGCAGGCCAGGGACAAGACCAGCGCGCTGGGGAGGGTGATCTGAGCCATGGCAGTGGGATGGATCGTGGCTGCGGGCGTGGTGCTGCTGGGCGCCGCCTTCGCCGTCTGGGCGCTGCGGTACACGAAGGTCGGCCCCAACGAGGTGCTGATCATCTCCGGCCGGCGGCGCACGGTGGCGGACCCCAGGGGAGGGAAGCGCACTGTGGGCTACCGCCTGGTGCACGGCGGGGGCACCTTCGTCTGGCCAATCAAAGAGAAGGTGCAGCGCATGTCCCTGGAGCTGATGACCCTGGAGGTGCGCACCCCCGAGGTATACACGGCCATGGCCGTCCCCGTCACCGTGGACGGGGTGGCGCAGATCAAGGTGAAGGGCGACGACGCCTCCATCGCCCTGGCCGCGGAACAGTTCCTCTCCCGGTCGCGGGAGGAGGTGATGCGCACCCTGCTGCAGACCCTGGAAGGGCACATGCGCGCCATCCTGGGGACCATGGTGGTAGAGGAGATCTACCGCGGGCGGCAGGAGCTGGCCCGCCGCGTGCGCGAGGCCGCCGCGGAAGACCTGGGGAAGATGGGGATGGAGATCATCTCCCTGACCATCCGCAACGTCACCGACAGTCAGGGCTACCTGGAGGCGCTGGCCCGCCCCCGCATCGCCCAGGTGAAGCGCGACGCGGTGAAGGGCGAGGCGGAGGCGGAGTGGGAGGCGCAGCAGGCCCGCTTTGCCGCCGACACCCGCATCGAGGCGGCGCGGCGGGACATGGAGATCAGCAAGGCAGGCTTCGAGGCGGAGGTGAAGCAGAAGCGGGCCGAGGCCGACCTGAGCTACGACCTGCAGCGGTTCAAGATGGCCCAGCGGGTGAAGGCGGAGGAAGTGCAGGTGGGCATTGTGGAGAAGCAGAAGGCCGTGGAGCTGCAGGCGCAGGAGATCCTCCGCCGGGAGAAAGAGCTGGTGGCCACCGTGCTCAAGCCCGCCGAGGTCGAGCGGCAGAAGGTGGAACTTCTGGCGGAGGCCGAGCACTACCGCCTCAAGGCGGAGGGGCAGGGGCGGGCCGAGGAGATCCGCGCCCGGGGGACGGCCGAGGCCGCGGTGATCAAGGAGAAGGGCCTGGCGGAGGCCGAGGCCATGCTGCGTAAGGCCGACTCCTGGGGGCGGTACAACGAGGCGGCCATCAGCGAGCTATTCATCAACGTCCTGCCCCAGCTGGCCCGCGCGGTGAGCGAGCCGCTGGCCAGGACCGAGAAGATCGTGGTGGTGGGCAGCGACGGGAAGGGCACCGGTGCCTCCCGGATCACCGGCGACGTGGCCCAGGTGGTGGCGCAGCTACCGGCCGTGATCGAGGCGCTGACCGGGATCAAGCTGCACAAGCTCCTGGAGCGGCTCCCCGCCCTGGCGGCGGCCGGCCGCAGCGAGCCCGGGGACCGCGAGGCGCCTGCCGGGGAGGTGTAGGGAATGGCCAAGGCCAGTTTGCGTCCTGCGACGCTCAAACCGACCACAGCCGCGGAGGTGCTGGAGCTGTGCCAGGGGACCGTGGAGGTGCGGGAGCGGCAGCGGGTGGAGGTGGTCGACCTGCGCTTCGTGGACCTGCTGGGCGCCTGGCAGCACTTCTCCATCCCGGCGGGTGAGCTGAGCGAGGAGCTGTTTGCGGAAGGCATCGGGTTCGACGGGTCCAGCATCCGCGGCTTCCAGCACATCCACGAGAGCGACATGCTCCTCCTCCCCGACCCGACCACCGCGCGCATCGACCCCCTGGGCGATCCTCCCACCCTGGCCATCATCTGCAACGTGGTCGACCCCATCACCCGAGAACCCTACACCCGGGACGCCCGGTTCGTGGCCCAGAAGGCGGAGCGCTACCTGCGGGCCTCAGGTATCGCCGAAGTCAGCTACTGGGGGCCGGAGGTGGAGTTCTTCGTCTTCGACGACGTGCGCTTCGACCAGAACCAGCACTCCGGCTACTACTACCTGGATTCCATGGAGGGCGCCTGGAACACCGGGCGGGAGGAGAAGCCCAACCTGGGCTACAAGCCGCGGTACAAGGAGGGCTACTTTCCCGTCCCGCCCACCGACTCCCTGCAGCCCCTGCGCTCGCGCATGGTCCGCCGCCTGCTGGAGGCCGGCCTGGAGGTGGAGGCGCACCACCACGAGGTGGGCAGCGGCGGGCAGTGCGAGATCGACCTGCGCTTTACCTCCCTCACCGAGATGGGCGACCGCGTCCTCTGGTACAAGTACGTCGTGCGCAACGTGGCCCGGGCCGCGGGCAAGGTCGTCACCTTCATGCCCAAGCCGCTGTTTGGAGACAACGGCTCGGGGATGCACACCCACCAGAGCCTGTGGGCGGCGGGCGCCAACCTGTTCTTCGACCCCCGCGGCTACGCCCAGCTCAGCGAGCTGGCCATGTACTACATCGGGGGGCTGATCAGGCATACCCCGGCCCTGCTGGCCTTCTGCGCCCCCACCACCAACTCGTACCGCCGCCTGGTACCCGGCTACGAGGCGCCGGTGAACCTGGCCTACGCCCAGCGCAACCGCAGCGCCTGCATCCGCATCCCCGTCTACTCCGCCAGCCCGGGGGCCAAGCGCATCGAGTACCGCTGCCCCGACCCCACCTGCAACCCCTACCTGGCCTTTGCCGCCATGCTCATGGCCGGCCTGGACGGCATCGAGCAGCGGATAGACCCCGGGGCGCCCATGGACGTGGACCTGTACGAACTGGCCAGCGGCAACGGCGGCGCGGTCCCGCAGGTGCCTGCCTCACTCCCCGAGGTGCTGGATGCCCTGGAGGCCGACCACGACTTCCTCCTGCGCGGCGAGGTCTTCACCGAAGACCTCATCCACGCCTGGATCGCCTACAAGCGCCACAAGGAGGTGGACGCGGTGCGGCTGCGGCCCCACCCGTGGGAGTTCGCCCTGTACTTTGACGCCTGACGAACCATCCGGACGGGTTCCCGGCGGACCCGCATCGACACCTTTTCTCAGCCGGAGCCTCTCCGGTACAGGCTACGGAAGGTTATACCATCAAGCCGTTACGTTCGGCGGTGAGAATGGCCGGGTTGCGCAATTTGAAGAAATTACCGGCCACCCTCTTTGGCGTGATGCTGGATGCTCCGGGCATGGATCTGGATCGCCGCATCACAGTCGTCCCGGCGGGCTGTTCTGCGCCGGCCCTAACTCCTGACGACCTCGCGGCCTACCAGCGCACAGTGGGGGAGATCCTGGACGCCCACCGCCCTGGCCTGCTGGTGGTTGAGAACGAGGAAAACTCGGCTCTGTTCTATCGGGGCACACCTCGGGAGTACGGGGCTGAGCTTCAGGCGGCCCACTCAGGTGCAGGAGCAACTGGCACGGGGAAGGGCGCTGCTGGCGCAGTACCGGGCCGCCGGTGCCGACTTTCTCAGTATCCACCGGTACATTCCCGACCCACAGGCTCTGCGCCAGGCGGTCATCCTCCTGCGGCAGCGGTTGGGGCTCCGCTGGTAACCAATGAGATCGCCCAGCACGACCACAACCCGCAGACGACCACGGCCCTGCTGACGGCGGTGGCGGACCTGCGTTTGCCTTACGCGGTGTGGTTCAGCATCGACGCTGCACGGGCCCGGGCGCTGATGAACCCAGACGGGACGCTGCGCCCAACCGGCGAGGCCTTCCGGGCATTCATGGCCGGCCGGACACACCGGTAAGCAGCCGGGTAGGCTGGGCATGGGTCGGGAGGACCAGAAGCAGTGCGCCGGTTCCTGATCGACACCGACACCGCCTCCGACGACGCCGTGGCACTACTCATGGCCCACCGCTGGCCGGACGTGCAGGTGGACGCGGTCACCATCGTCGCCGGCAACGTGCCTGTGGAGATGGGCGCGCGCAACGCCGGCTACACCATCGAGCTGTGCGGCCAGGAGACACCGGTGTATGTGGGATGCGACCGGCCGCTGCTACGCGAGCCCCGCTGGGCCTTCTTCTTCCACGGCCCCGACGGCATGGGTGGGATGAACTACCCGCCGCCGAGTTCAACATCTGGGTGGACCCCGAGGCCGCCCGCATTGTGCTTCAC is from Armatimonadota bacterium and encodes:
- the glnA gene encoding type I glutamate--ammonia ligase encodes the protein MAKASLRPATLKPTTAAEVLELCQGTVEVRERQRVEVVDLRFVDLLGAWQHFSIPAGELSEELFAEGIGFDGSSIRGFQHIHESDMLLLPDPTTARIDPLGDPPTLAIICNVVDPITREPYTRDARFVAQKAERYLRASGIAEVSYWGPEVEFFVFDDVRFDQNQHSGYYYLDSMEGAWNTGREEKPNLGYKPRYKEGYFPVPPTDSLQPLRSRMVRRLLEAGLEVEAHHHEVGSGGQCEIDLRFTSLTEMGDRVLWYKYVVRNVARAAGKVVTFMPKPLFGDNGSGMHTHQSLWAAGANLFFDPRGYAQLSELAMYYIGGLIRHTPALLAFCAPTTNSYRRLVPGYEAPVNLAYAQRNRSACIRIPVYSASPGAKRIEYRCPDPTCNPYLAFAAMLMAGLDGIEQRIDPGAPMDVDLYELASGNGGAVPQVPASLPEVLDALEADHDFLLRGEVFTEDLIHAWIAYKRHKEVDAVRLRPHPWEFALYFDA